A window of the Bufo gargarizans isolate SCDJY-AF-19 chromosome 1, ASM1485885v1, whole genome shotgun sequence genome harbors these coding sequences:
- the SPRING1 gene encoding SREBP regulating gene protein — MVQVLSMVWRKILRKRWVLGIVFGLSLIYFLTSTFKQEEKTIRDRTLLQTRDQGQNVQWKIQFNLGNSSRLSNQCRNSVQGKLLITDDLGYVCERKELLANGCCNINVASTRQYNCESCLPNGCCSVYEYCVSCCLQPNKQHILERFLKRAAMGFQNLFMAVEDHFELCLAKCRTSSQSVQHENTYRNPVAKFCYGENPPELLPM; from the exons ATGGTCCAGGTGCTGTCTATGGTGTGGAGGAAGATCCTGCGCAAGAGATGGGTGCTGGGCATAGTATTTGGCCTCTCTCTGATCTATTTTCTCACCAGCACCTTCAAGCAG GAAGAGAAGACCATCAGAGACAGAACTCTTCTTCAGACCAGAGATCAAGGGCAAAACGTTCAGTGGAAAATTCAGTTTAACCTTGGGAACAGCAGCCGGCTCAGTAACCAGTGCCGCAACTCTGTGCAGGGCAAACTCCTCATTACAGATGATCTAG GTTATGTATGTGAACGTAAAGAACTGCTTGCAAATGGATGCTGCAATATCAATGTGGCCAGTACCAGACAATATAACTGTGAGAGCTGTCTACCTAATGGATGCTGCAGTGTCTACGAGTACTGCGTGTCTTGCTGCTTACAGCCCAACAAG CAACATATATTGGAACGTTTTTTAAAAAGAGCTGCGATGGGGTTTCAGAATTTATTCATGGCAGTAGAAGACCACTTCGAGCTGTGCTTGGCCAAGTGTCGGACATCTTCACAG AGTGTACAGCATGAAAACACCTACCGGAATCCAGTGGCCAAGTTCTGCTATGGAGAAAACCCTCCAGAACTTCTACCCATGTGA